The genomic stretch CATCATGCCCGAGCTGCAGAAAAAGGCCGATACCGTGATGGCCGACCTGACCGAGCTCGGCAAGATCAAGGCCGATGCGCTCGAGCAGCAGGGCAAGCTCGAAGCCAACCTTCAGATCCTCGAGGAAGAGCAGTTGCGCATCGCCTCGCTGATCGCGGCGCGCAAGGAAAACGAGAACCGCGCCACCACGGCGCTGGCTGCAGAGGAGGCGGAGGCTCAGGCGCTGGCCGACAAGGCCACCTCGCTGAAGCAGCTGATCGACGACCTGCAGAAGCGCGCCGCCGCCGTGGCGACCGCGGCCGAGGCCACCGCCACGGCCAATGCCGGCGGCAGCACCCCGACGCTCGACAAGGACACCGTCCGTATTGCCCTCGCCAACACCAACCGCACCGAACCGGCCGTGCCCTTCGCCCAGGCCAAAGGCTTCCTCACCATGCCCTCGAGCGGCGTGACGGTGATCGACTACGGTGCCGGCGACGGTTTCGGCGGCATCTCGCGCGGCCTTTCGGTGGTCACCCGCGCCGATGCCCAGGTCGTCTCACCCGCCGATGGCTGGGTGATGTTCCAGGGCGACTACCTCAATTATGGCCAAATCGTCATCCTCAATGCCGGACAGGATTACACCATCCTGTTGGCGGGACTCGCCAAGGTCGATGTGCAGATCGGCCAGTTCGTGATGATGGGAGAACCCGTCGGCACCATGGGATCACAGACAATTGGCCGTACCGTTGCGACCAGTGCTGGTGTCTCCCGACCGACCCTCTATATTGAAATGCGAAAGAACAATGAGCCCGTCGACCCCACCGGGTGGTGGTCCACGGCTTCGGTTCCAACCCAGAGTGGATAGAATTTGATGCGCCTGACGCCCCTCCGCATAGTTGCCTCGATGGCCGCCGTGTTCGCACTCGGCCTCGCCTGTGCTCCGCTGATCGCGCAGGACCAGACACCGCCGGCAGCCGCCGATGCCGCGGCGCCGGCCAGCGGGCCGCGCACCCCCGACGAGGTCTACTCCGATCTCGATCTGTTCGGCGAAGTGTTCGACCGCATCCGCGCCGAGTATGTCGAGGCCCCCGACGAGCGCAAGCTCATCCATGCGGCCCTGCAGGGCATGCTGACCTCGCTCGACCCGCATTCGGGCTATATGGAGCCGGTCGAGTATTCCGACGTGCAGGAAGATACCTCGGGCCAGTTCGGCGGGCTGGGCATCGAAGTGCAGATGGAAGACGGGGTGATCAAGGTCGTCTCGCCCATCGACGACACGCCGGCGGCCAAGGCCGGCATCCTCGCCAACGATTTCATCGTCGAGCTCGACGGCACCCAGGTACAGGGCCTGACCCTCGATCAGGCGGTCGAGAAGATGCGCGGCCAGGTGGGCACCAAGATCACCGTCACCGTGGTGCGCGAAGGCGTCACCGAGCCGCTGAAGTTCGAACTCACCCGTGACATCATCGCCACCCGCGCCGCCCGCATGAGCATGGAAGGCGATGTCGGCGTCATTCGCCTCGCCCGCTTCTCCGAGCAGGCCTTCGTGGGCATCCAGAAAGCCATCGACGACATCTACAAGGCCGGCGACGGCAAGGCGCCCAAGGGCATCGTGCTCGACCTGCGCAACAACCCGGGCGGGCTGGTGGACCAGGCCGTGCTCGTCTCCGACGCCTTCCTCAAGCAGGGCGCCGTGGTGCTGACCCGCGGCCGCGTCGACAGCGAGAGCTCGCGCTATGACGCCAAGCCGGACGCGCTGGACGCCAAGCTCGCCGACGTGCCGATGGTGGTGCTGATCAACGGCGGCTCGGCCTCGGCGGCCGAAATCGTCGCCGGCGCGCTGCAGGATCACAAGCGCGCGACGCTGGTGGGCACTCGCTCGTTCGGCAAGGGCTCGGTGCAGTCGATCATCCCGCTCGGCGCCGATGGCGCCATGCGCCTCACCACGGCGCGCTACTACACCCCGAACAACCGTTCGATCCAGGCCTCCGGCATCCAGCCCGACATCGTCATCACCCAGGATGTCCCCGAGGAGTTCAAAGGCCGCGACGAGATCATCGGTGAAGCCGCCCTTCCCGGCGAAATCGGCGGCGGCACCGAGGAAAAGGCCACGGTCGGCTCGTCGGTCTATGTCCCGGCCGAGAAGGACAAGGACAACCAGCTGCAATACGCCATCAAGCTGATCGACGGCGTCGAGACCAACGCCGCCTATCCGCCCAAGGCGGCCGGCTGATCCACAGCGACCTGCGGCAACAGGGTTAACGCTTCGTTACCCTTTGCCGGCGAGAAATAGAGCCGATGCGGGGTGGCGATTCGCCGCCCCGTTTGATTCCGACCGGGCGATGTCGGACCTCTCGACGCGCCGCAGTCAAAGCCTTGGGATGAAGGCAGACCCGATGACGGAGCTCAGCGCGCCCCTCGTTCGCCGCAAGGCCAGGCTGGCCCGGACAGCCCAGCTCAGGGCCGCCGGCAAGGCTCGCCATGTTCCCGTCACCCGTATCGCCCTCGGCCTGCTCGCGCTGATCGCCATCGGCGTCGGCGCCCGCGTCATGCTGGTCAGCGATCCCGAGGGCGGCCGCCCCAGTTCCACCGTCGACATTGCCGGCGCCAACCCCTCCAACAGCGTGGCCGGGGCCGTATCGACGCCGGGCGGCGCGACCATCACCGCCGACCCCGAAATGTTCCCCGTCGCACAGGCCGCGGCCACGGCCGAGGCCTCCACTGCCCCGATCATCGACCCCACGGCGCTCGATCCCCAACTGCTCGAGCAGACCGAGTTCGGCGCCATCCCGCGCATCTCGGGCACCGGCATTCGCCCATTCGATGTCTACTCGCGTCCCTCGGACACGCCCGCCACCTCCGGCGGCAAGCCTCTGGTCGCCATCATCGTCTCGGGCCTCGGCCTCAACACCGAAGGCACGCTCGACGCTATCGGCAAACTGCCGGAGGAGGCGACGCTGGCCTTCGCCCCGTATGGCAAGACCCTGGAGCGTACCGTCGGGGCCGCCCGGGCCGAAGGACACGAGCTGTTTCTCGAAGTGCCGCTGGAGCCGTTCGACTACCCCGAGAACGATCCGGGGCCCGATACGCTGCTCACCGGCCAGGCGCCACGCGACAACCTTTCGAAGCTGTTCAAGGTGATGAGCAGCTTTTCGGGCTATGTCGGGCTGATCAACAACATGGGCGCCCGCTTCACGGCCTCCGGCGCCGATTTCGGCCCGATGATGGAGGAACTCGGAGCCCGCGGTCTGGGTTATCTCGACGATGGGTCGTCCAACCGCTCGCTTGCTCCGCAACTGGCGCGCGCCAACCGCGTGCCGTTCGGTCGGGTCAACGCCGTGATCGATGCTAACCCGGCGCGCGGCCCCATCCTCGCCGCGCTGGCCGATCTCGAGGCGGAGGCCCGCGACAAGGGGTACGCCATCGGCATCGTCTCGGCCTTGCCGGTCTCGGTCGAAGCGGTTACCGAGTGGGCCAAGAGCCTTGGCGAACGCGGCATCGAACTGGTGCCGGCCAGCGCCCTGATGGGAGATGACAGCTGATGCCACGGCGCGAAGAGATGCCCTACCGTGATTGCGTCGGCATCGCGGTGTTCAACGCCGAAGGCCTGGTGTTCGTCGGCCGGCGCAAGCCCGAGGGCAATCCCGAGCACACCACGGTCAACGATTCCCCTTGGCAGATGCCGCAGGGCGGCATCGACAAGGGCGAAACCCCGATCGACGCGGCCTGGCGCGAGCTGTTCGAAGAAACCTCCATCAGGACAGCCGACCTCATTACCGAGGCGCCGGAGTGGATCTACTACGACCTGCCCGACGAGGCCCTGGGCATCGCGCTCCGCGGCAAGTATCGCGGCCAGCGCCAGCGCTGGTTCGCGTTCCGCTTCACCGGCGACGAAGCCGAGATCAACGTCGAGTCCCCCGGCGGCGGCGCCCACCCGGCCGAGTTCGACAAGTGGCGCTGGGAAAGGCTCGAAACTCTTCCAGACCTCATCGTCCCGTTCAAGCGCGACGCCTATCTGCAGGTGGTCGAGGCGTTCAAGCACGTGCCGGCTGGCGTGCGGGGATAGCGTTCTTTAGCCGAAGCAGACGGCCCCCTCCCATCCTCCCCCATAAAGGGGGAGGTGCCCGCCGGTGCGTTTGGCACAATTGAAGACAGAGTCTCGACTCTTCACCTCCCCCTTTATGGGGGAGGCCGGGAGGGGGCCGTCTCTCAGTCGGCACTCTTGTCTTGCGAGAAGTTCCGCGCCATCAGTGGCTTATGAAAACCATCGGCCTCATCGGCGGCATGAGCTGGGAATCCACCGCTCACTACTACGCCATCCTCAACCGCGAGACGGCGGCCCGGCTGGGCGGCCTCCACTCCGCGCCGGTCATCGTCCATTCCGTGGATTTCGCCCCGATCGAGGCGATGCAGCGGGCCGGCGACTGGGACGGCGCCGGGCAGGTGCTCGCCGGCATTGCTGCTTCGCTCGAAGCGCAGGGCGCCGCCGTGGTCGGGCTTGCCACCAACACCATGCATATCTGCGCGCCACAGATCGTCGCCGCGCTGACGGTCCCGTTCGTCCACATCGCGACGCCCACCGCCGACGCACTGCTCGCCGATGGAATCGGGAAAGTCGGGTTGCTCGGCACCCGCTTCACCATGGAGAAGCGCTTCTATATCGAAGGCCTCGAGCAACGCGGCCTCGAGGTGTTGGTGCCCGATATCGGCATCACCAACCTCAACGGCATCATCTACGAGGAGCTCTGCCTCGGCATCGTCCGCGACGAGTCCCGGCGCATCTACGTCGACGCCATCGCCCGGCTCAAGGCCCGCGGCGCCGAGGCGGTGATCCTGGGCTGCACCGAGATCGGTATGCTGATCGATGACAGTGTGAGCCCGCTGCCGACCTACGACACCACCGATCTGCACGCCAGGGCGCTGGTGGCAGCGGCGTTGGGCTAGCCAGCCAACAGGGAGGGCCCCGGTGAAGCGAAGGTGAGGGGTCGAGGCTCTCGATCTTCGATCGTGCCAAACGCCCCGGCAGAGCACCTCCCCCGTTATTATGGGGGGAGAATGGGAGACGCCTTCTGCCCGAGGCGATCTCGGACCCTCTCAGAACTCAGCCCAGTCCTGCGCCACTGCGGTGTTGCCGTTGCTGAGATAGGTGCGCGCCGCCGCCTTCACCTTCTGCTGCAGCGCCTTGACCCCGCCGACGCGCGGCTCGCTCTGCATCGGTATCGCTGCCCCCGCATCGTCGATGGTGAACACGTCGACGATCTTGTCGAGTTCGGTGGCTTGCCCCTCGGTCTGCTCGATCGCCGCATTGGTCTGCTCGACCAGCGCCGCGTTCTGCTGCGTCATCTCGTCGAGCACCCGCACCGCGGAGCTGACCTCTTCGATGGCACCCGCCTGCTCGCGGCTCGCCGTGGCGATGCCTTCGATCAGGCTCGAACTCTCGCGGGCCGTCTCCAGCATGGCGACCAGCTTCTGCGCCGCCTCGGCCACCAGCTTCGAGCCACCGGCGACTTCCGCGCCGGACTGCTCGATCAGCGCCTTCACTTCCGAAGAGGCGCTAGCCGCCGATTGCGCGAGGCGCCGGACTTCCACCGCCACCACGGCAAAGCCCTTGCCGGCATCGCCGGCCCGCGCCGCTTCCACCGACGCGTTCAGTGCCAGGAGGTTCGTCTGGAAGGCGATATCGTCGATCATGCCGATAATGTTGGAGATCTTGCCCGAGGAGGTGGTGATCCGTTCCATGGCGGCGGTCGCCTTCTCCATCACCGCGCCGCCCTCAGTGGCGGTCTTGCTGACATCCTGCGCCTTGCTGGAGGCGTCGGCCGCCCGCTTGGCGTTCTCGCTGACCGTCGAAGCGAGCTGCTCCATCGAGGCGGAGGTCTCCTCGATCGTTGCGGCCTGCTTGGTGGTGCGTTCGCTGAGATCGTTGGCGCCGGACAGGATCTCCCCGGTCGCCGTCTTCAGGGCCCGCGAGGTGGTCTGCAGCGAGGTGACGATCTCGGTGATCCGTTCCAGCGAGGCGTTGAAGGCCTGCCGCAGGCCCTCGTACTGCCCGCTGAACTCTGTATCCACCCGCCCGCCGAGGTCGCCATCGGCCATGCGCGCCAGCGAGGTCTTCAGCAGTTCGATGATCGCTTCGGAGCGCTTGCGCTCCGAGATGTCGCTGGCGAACTTGACCACCTTCATCGGCTTGCCGGCGGCGTCGAACACCGGGTTGTAGGAAGCCATGATCCAGACTTCCTTGCCACCCTTGCCCACGCGCTTGAACTCGGACGAGACGAATTCGCCACCGCGCAGCCGGGCCCAGAACTGCTCATATTCGGCGCTCGCGCCGTAGCCGGGCTCGACGAACATGCGGTGATGCCGGCCCTGAACTTCATCGAGCCGGTAGCCGAGCGTCGAAAGGAAGTTCTCGTTGGCGGTGAGAATGGTGCCGTCGAGCTTGAACTCGATCACCGCCTGCGCCCGACTGATCGCTGCCACCTGCCCGGCCATGTCGGCGGCGCGGTTCTTCTGTTCGGTGATATCGGAAGCAAACTTGATCACCTTGATCGGCTTGCCCGCCTTGTCGAGGATCGGGTTGTAGCTGGCCTGCAGCCAGATCTCCTTGCCGCCCTTGGCGAAGCGTCGGTACTCGCCCGACTGGAACTGGCCGGCACCCAGGGCGCGCCAGAACTCGACATACTCCACGCTCTGTGCCAACGCCGGATCGACGAACATCCGATGATGCTTGCCCTGGATCTCGTCGAGCGCGTAGCCTACTGCGCCGAGGAAGTTGCCGTTGGCGGTGAGGATGGTGCCGTCGAGCGCGAACTCGATCACCGCCTGGCTGCGCATGATGGCGGCCACCGTGCTGCGATCGTCCTCACGCGAACCACCGGCGAACCGGCTCAATAGTGATTGACCCATGACTTCTGCCCCCAAAACCGCTTCTGCGGAACCGCGGCAATCTCAGCGCCGATCGGCTTGAAGAACCCCCAAGCCGGGCATGCGTATTAACGCGCGGTACACCATCAGACTGCGCCGCTGGGGCTCGGGGCGCAGTTACTGCTCATCTACGCAGTGCTGCGTAGATCGGCGAGATGGCCGGCCACAATGACAAAGGGCGCCCGACGGCGCCCTTTCGCAGGTTGCGGCAGTGAGCAGCTTCTGACTAGAACTCGTCCCAGTCCGTGCTGATCGCGGCATTGCCCTGGCTCAGGTAGACCTGTCGCGCTCCGGCCTTCGCCACCGAGGGCGCAGCCGCCTCGGCAACAGTAAAGATATCGACGATCCGATCGAGCTCGCCGGCCTGCGATTCAGTCTGCTCGATCGCTGCATTGGTTTGTTCGACCAGCGCGGCATTGTGCTGGGTCATCTCGTCCAGCGTCCGCACCGCGACGTTCACCTCCTCGATCGAGGAGGCCTGGGCGCGGCTCTCCCCGGCGATGCCCTGCAGCAGCTCGTAGTTGGTGCGGGCGCCCTCGAGCATCAGGGCGAGCTTGCTCGCCGCCTCGGCGACCAGCCGCGAGCCACCGGCGACTTCGGTGCCCGATTGCTCGATCAGCGCCTTCACTTCGCTCGACGCGCTCGCCGCCGACTGCGCCAGCCGCCGCACTTCCACCGCAACCACCGCAAAGCCCTTGCCGGCATCGCCGGCGCGCGCCGCTTCCACCGAGGCGTTGAGCGCCAACAGGTTAGTCTGGAAGGCGATGTCGTCGATCAGCCCGATGATGTTGGAGATCTTGGCCGAGGACTGGGTGATCCGCTCCATCGCCGCGGTGGCCTCGCGCATCACCTCGCCGCCCTGCTCGGCGGTCTGCGACACGTCGGCGGCATTGCTGCTTGCCGCCTCGGCCCGCCTGGCGTTTTCCAGCACGGTCACCGCGAGTTGCTCCATCGCCGCCGAGGTCTCCTCGATCGTCGCCGCCTGCTTGGTGGTCCGCTCGCTGAGGTCATTGGCTCCCGAGAGGATTTCCCCGGTCGCCACCTTGAGGGACCGTGACGTCGAGCGGAGGTTTGTCACCACTTCGGCCAACCGATCGCCGACGGCATTGGTATCGTCCATCAGCTTGCGCAGCGCGCCCGAGTAGCTGCCCTGCATGCGTCGCGTCAGGTCGGCCTGGGCCAGCGCGCCGAGCACCGTGCCGGTTTCGCTGATCGAACCGTCGACAGTACCGAGCAACTGGTTGATGCGCTGCGCCAGCTCGCGCAACTCCGCTTCGGGCTGGTCTTCGGCTACCCGGCGGCTGAAGTCCCCCTCCAGCGCTGCGCTCACGGCGGCACCGATCTCGTCGTTCAGCGCTGCTGCTGCCTCCGCTCGGGTCGCCACGTGCCGGGCGCTGGTCGCCGCCTCGCCTGCCAGGGTATCGCGATTGATCAGCGCCTCGCGAAACACCCCGAGCACCTCGGCGAGCGCGGCGACTTCCGCGACCCGCTGCCGCCCGCCGGTCTCCACTGTGAGATCGCCATCGGCGAGCCGACCGAACCCCTTCGCCACCAGTCCCAACGGCTTGGCGACGAGGCGCTGGCTCAACACCAGGGTCCCGACCGCGAGCAACAGCAGCAGCGCCAATCCGCCCCATATGACAGCGCTGGAGAGGTCGTGGTTGGTCTTGACCGCCCGGGTCTGGGCCGCGTTGGCGTCCTCGATGGCGTCCGAGACGGCCGACATCTCGCCTTCCAGCACCTTGAAGCTTTCATCGAACGCCGGCAGGTCGGCCTGCGCCCCGGCAATGTCGAACTTGGCGGCCTTGCCCACCAGGGCAGTGGCCGCGGCGATATAGGCGTCGAGCGGCGCGCGCACTCCGTCCAGGGCTTCCCGGATATGCACCGGCACGTCGAAGTCCTTCTGCGAGTTCAGCGCCTGCTTGAACGAGGCGCCGTAGCTCATCACGTCGCCATAGGTCGCCTTGGCCGCCTCGAGGTCGCCCGAGATCACCGAATAGAGCGCCCGGTAGACGAGACCGCGCATGCTGTCATGCAGCATGTCGGCAGTCATGTGCGCCCGCATCGACGACATCAGCTCGGCCGATGTCCGGCTGCTGCGTTCGAACTCGCCGGCGACATAGATATTGGCGGCTGAAACGACCGCCCCGGTGGCGGCCATCACCAGGGCGAGCCCGACGACCATGCTGCGCAGGGAAACACCGCGCGACGGCTTGCCGCCGGCGGTCTTGGTGGTCACGTCCTTCTTCATTCTGAAGCCCCGTCGGCCGCGCGCCGCTTTCTTACGGCCTGCCTGGCACCGGCGGCCCGTCCCGCGCCAAGGTAAACAAAGCATGCCGGATCGGGGTTAACGCGTAGTGAAACCCGCCTCCCCGTTACCCGGCTGTGCAGCTCTCCCGTGCGCCCCCGCGGTCAGAACTCGGCCCAGTCGTCGGCCTTGAGCGCGGTGTTGCCACGGCCCAGATAGGTCTTGGCCGCCGCCCTGACCCGTTGCTCCAGCGCCTTGATCCCGCGCTGCGGCGGCAGGTCCGCCATCGGCGTCGCCGTGGCCTCGGCATGGCTGTCGGTGGTGAACACCGCGACGATCCGGTCGAGTTCGCTGGCCTGCGCTTCGGTCTGCTCGATCGCCGCGTTGGTCTGTTCGACCAGCGCCGCATTGTGCTGGGTCATCTCATCCATCTGCCTGACCGCGGTGTTGACCTCCTCGATCGCCGAGGCCTGCTCGCGGCTGTCCCTTGCGATCCCCTCAAGCAGTTCGCGGTTGCCGCGGACCGCCACCAGCATCTGCTCGAGCTTGGCTGCGGCCTCCGCCACCAGCCTGGAGCCGCCCTGTACCTCGTTGGCCGATTGCTCGATCAGCGCCTTTACCTCCGCCGAGGCACTGGCCGCCGATTGCGCCAGGCGCCGCACTTCGACGGCAACGACCGCAAAACCCTTGCCGGCATCGCCGGCGCGCGCCGCCTCAACTGAAGCATTGAGCGCGAGGAGGTTGGTCTGAAAGGCGATGTCGTCGATCAGCCCGATGATGTTGGAGATCTTGGCCGAGCTCTCGGTGATCCGCCCCATGGCGGCGTTGGCGCTGAGCATCACGGCGCCGCCGGCCTCGGCAGTCGTCGTCACCTCGGCGGCATTTTCCGAGGCACCGGCGGCGCGCTGCGCATTGGCCAGCACCGTGGTCGCCAGTTGCTCCATGGCAGCCGAGGTCTCCTCGATCGTCGCCGCCTGCTTGGTGGTGCGTTCGGAAAGGTCGTTGGCGCCCGACAGGATCTCACTGGTGGCGGTCTTCAGGTCGAACGAGGTCCGCTTGAGCTGCGTAACGATCTCGCTGAGCTTCTCGGCCACCGTATTGGTATTGTGCTTCAGCCGCGCGAACTCGCCCTCATAGGCGCCGGCCATGCGCCGCGTCAGGTCCGCTTCGGCCAATGCCTCGAGCACATCGCCAGCTTCATTCAGGCCGCCCGCTACCGTATCCATCAGCCGGTTGAAATTGCTGGCGATGCGCTCGATGTCGGCGTCTTCGAAGCGGGCGTCGATACGCTGTGTCAGGTCGCCCTTGAGCGTCGCCGCCACCACGCCGTCAAAGGCGCTCTGGAAGCCCTGCATCAGCGCCGCCCGCTCGGCCGCCTTCGCATGCCGGGTCCGCTCGTCTTCGTTCATTTCGGCCACCCGGATGCCGTTCTCCTTGAACACCTGCACCGCAGCCGCCATCTGGCCGATCTCGTTCTTCTCATCGGCATAGGGAACCTCGGTTGCAAGGTCGCCCTCTGCCAGCCGCACCATGGTGTCGGTAACGCGGGCCAACGGCTGGGAAACGTAGCGGGTGCCGACATAGAGGGCCGCACCGACGCCAGCGAGCAACCCTAGCAGCGTTGCGCCGCCCACGACGGGCAGGATCAGCGCCTCGAAGCCATCGATCTCTGCCTTGATCGCCTCGAACCTGGCTCGGTCGGCCTCGACCACGGCGTCGATCTCAGCCTGGTACGCCTTGCGGTTGGCGCGATTGGCGTCGTTGTTCCCCTGCGCGTTGGCCTGCGCCGGATCGATGGCCGCAAGCCGTGCGGTCTCGGCCCGGAACTGCCGGAACTCCGCTGTACGCGCCACAACCTGGTCGAACGCCGGCCGGTCGGCCGCCGGTACCAGCGGCTGCCATTGGGCGAGGTGCGCGTCGATCTGGTCGAGCGACTTCAACAGCCCGGCGGCAAACGGCGCCGCCTTCTCGACATCAGGCGCCGCGTAGATCCCGCGGGCATCCATCACCACGGCGGTGACCAGCCGATTGAGATGCTCGCCGTTGAAGGCCCGCTGCGATGCTGCCTCGAGCTGCTGGGTGCGCTCGGTGAACGACGCGGTGACGAACACGGCAAGGCCGCCGATCGCCGCGACCACGAGGCCCATGACGGCAACGATGAGGAAAAGACGGGTCCGGATCTTCACTTGGCAGCGCTCGCTCTGGTTCTGGAGTGGACGGAATGGAGATGTGACGGTGCGCATCCGGAACGGCTTCCGGCAGACGACACGGCGATGGTGAGGGACACTGGGCGCGGCTCCGTAACTGGCCGCGGCTGTCCTGGCCACGACACGGTTCGACTTGCTGCATTCCCGAGAATGACAGTTACGCAGTTTACCTTAAGGGATGGTGAATTGCTTCGGATCGCGCATTTAGCCCTGCGCCTGCGGGCAGGATGCGCCGACGGCACCATCGGTCTACAGGAGCGATGCCCCCAGAAAGCAAAACGGGCGCCCCGGAGGACGCCCGCTTCGAATTCCGTATCTGTCCGCTTAGTGTGCGGTCGAACCTGTGCCCACCGATGCGTCGAGCAAGAGGTTGCGCCAGCCGTCGATCTCTTCCTGCAGCCGCATCTCCTCGTCCGCAGTGTTCGCGGCCTGCTGGGCGGTGAGCCCGGCGGCGATCAGCCCTTCGATCTTGGCGCGGTCGAATTCGGCGATGTCCTGCGCCTCTTCGGCGAGGATGGTCAGCCCTTCGGGTGACACGTCGGCAAAGCCGCCGCGCACATAGTAGACGTGGCTGATCCCATCATTGCGAACCACCGTCACGAAGCCCGGCTTCAGCGTGGTCATCAGCGGTGCGTGGTCGCCCAGCACGGTGAAATATCCATCGGCGCCCGGCACGGTCACCGACTTCACGGTCTCCGACAGCAGCAGCCGCTCGGGCGAGACGATTTCGAGTTTGGTGCCTTCGGCCATGGTCCTGCCTTTGGGTTGAGCTGGGTCCGCCCGCAGGCGAACCCGAGTTCGTCAGATCAGCTTAGGCCGCGGCGGCCAGCTTCTGGGCCTTCTTGACCGCGTCTTCCATGGTGCCGACCATGTAGAAGGCGGCTTCCGGCAGGTGGTCGTACTTGCCCTCGACAAGGTCCTTGAACCCCTTGATGGTGTCTTCGAGCTGCACGAACACGCCCGGCGTGCCGGTGAAGGCCTCGGCCACGTGGAACGGCTGGCTCATGAAGCGCTCGACCTTGCGGGCGCGCGCCACGGTCAGCTTGTCCTCTTCGCTGAGCTCGTCCATGCCCAGGATCGCGATGATGTCCTGGAGCGCCTTGTAGCGCTGCAGGATCTGCTGCACCTGACGGGCGGTGTTGTAGTGCTCTTCGCCGACGATGTTGGCCGACAGCATGCGCGAGGTGGAGTCCAGCGGATCCACGGCCGGGTAGATGCCCTTCTCGGAGATGGCGCGGTTAAGCGTCGTCGTCGAGTCCAGGTGGGCGAACGAGGTCGCCGGCGCCGGGTCGGTCAAGTCGTCAGCCGGCACGTAAATCGCCTGCACCGAAGTGATCGAGCCCTTGTTGGTGGTGGTGATGCGCTCCTGCAGCGCGCCCATGTCGGTCGCGAGCGTCGGCTGGTAACCCACCGCCGAGGGAATACGACCCAGCAGAGCCGACATTTCTGCGCCGGCCTGGGTGAAGCGGAAGATGTTGTCCACGAAGAACAGCACGTCCTGGCCTTCGTCACGGAAGTGCTCGGCGACGGTGAGGCCCGAAAGCGC from Devosia sp. A16 encodes the following:
- a CDS encoding murein hydrolase activator EnvC family protein gives rise to the protein MPATGWSRRAIAAGATLALALATAALAQQATPETPADAAPSAAPSDITPAIPAPATAPGATPAATDLDLRPAVDATAPTTPAAVSPADPEMAAQQKALDEIEASITVSKERSDALKKEIADMQGDRTKQNAALIAAAERVKRAETEIAALEDKLGELIVEELEVRGRLDGADENISNVLAALERISRNPPPALIVNPSDALGSARSAILLSAIMPELQKKADTVMADLTELGKIKADALEQQGKLEANLQILEEEQLRIASLIAARKENENRATTALAAEEAEAQALADKATSLKQLIDDLQKRAAAVATAAEATATANAGGSTPTLDKDTVRIALANTNRTEPAVPFAQAKGFLTMPSSGVTVIDYGAGDGFGGISRGLSVVTRADAQVVSPADGWVMFQGDYLNYGQIVILNAGQDYTILLAGLAKVDVQIGQFVMMGEPVGTMGSQTIGRTVATSAGVSRPTLYIEMRKNNEPVDPTGWWSTASVPTQSG
- a CDS encoding S41 family peptidase produces the protein MRLTPLRIVASMAAVFALGLACAPLIAQDQTPPAAADAAAPASGPRTPDEVYSDLDLFGEVFDRIRAEYVEAPDERKLIHAALQGMLTSLDPHSGYMEPVEYSDVQEDTSGQFGGLGIEVQMEDGVIKVVSPIDDTPAAKAGILANDFIVELDGTQVQGLTLDQAVEKMRGQVGTKITVTVVREGVTEPLKFELTRDIIATRAARMSMEGDVGVIRLARFSEQAFVGIQKAIDDIYKAGDGKAPKGIVLDLRNNPGGLVDQAVLVSDAFLKQGAVVLTRGRVDSESSRYDAKPDALDAKLADVPMVVLINGGSASAAEIVAGALQDHKRATLVGTRSFGKGSVQSIIPLGADGAMRLTTARYYTPNNRSIQASGIQPDIVITQDVPEEFKGRDEIIGEAALPGEIGGGTEEKATVGSSVYVPAEKDKDNQLQYAIKLIDGVETNAAYPPKAAG
- a CDS encoding divergent polysaccharide deacetylase family protein → MTELSAPLVRRKARLARTAQLRAAGKARHVPVTRIALGLLALIAIGVGARVMLVSDPEGGRPSSTVDIAGANPSNSVAGAVSTPGGATITADPEMFPVAQAAATAEASTAPIIDPTALDPQLLEQTEFGAIPRISGTGIRPFDVYSRPSDTPATSGGKPLVAIIVSGLGLNTEGTLDAIGKLPEEATLAFAPYGKTLERTVGAARAEGHELFLEVPLEPFDYPENDPGPDTLLTGQAPRDNLSKLFKVMSSFSGYVGLINNMGARFTASGADFGPMMEELGARGLGYLDDGSSNRSLAPQLARANRVPFGRVNAVIDANPARGPILAALADLEAEARDKGYAIGIVSALPVSVEAVTEWAKSLGERGIELVPASALMGDDS
- a CDS encoding RNA pyrophosphohydrolase; protein product: MPRREEMPYRDCVGIAVFNAEGLVFVGRRKPEGNPEHTTVNDSPWQMPQGGIDKGETPIDAAWRELFEETSIRTADLITEAPEWIYYDLPDEALGIALRGKYRGQRQRWFAFRFTGDEAEINVESPGGGAHPAEFDKWRWERLETLPDLIVPFKRDAYLQVVEAFKHVPAGVRG
- a CDS encoding aspartate/glutamate racemase family protein: MKTIGLIGGMSWESTAHYYAILNRETAARLGGLHSAPVIVHSVDFAPIEAMQRAGDWDGAGQVLAGIAASLEAQGAAVVGLATNTMHICAPQIVAALTVPFVHIATPTADALLADGIGKVGLLGTRFTMEKRFYIEGLEQRGLEVLVPDIGITNLNGIIYEELCLGIVRDESRRIYVDAIARLKARGAEAVILGCTEIGMLIDDSVSPLPTYDTTDLHARALVAAALG
- a CDS encoding methyl-accepting chemotaxis protein; translated protein: MGQSLLSRFAGGSREDDRSTVAAIMRSQAVIEFALDGTILTANGNFLGAVGYALDEIQGKHHRMFVDPALAQSVEYVEFWRALGAGQFQSGEYRRFAKGGKEIWLQASYNPILDKAGKPIKVIKFASDITEQKNRAADMAGQVAAISRAQAVIEFKLDGTILTANENFLSTLGYRLDEVQGRHHRMFVEPGYGASAEYEQFWARLRGGEFVSSEFKRVGKGGKEVWIMASYNPVFDAAGKPMKVVKFASDISERKRSEAIIELLKTSLARMADGDLGGRVDTEFSGQYEGLRQAFNASLERITEIVTSLQTTSRALKTATGEILSGANDLSERTTKQAATIEETSASMEQLASTVSENAKRAADASSKAQDVSKTATEGGAVMEKATAAMERITTSSGKISNIIGMIDDIAFQTNLLALNASVEAARAGDAGKGFAVVAVEVRRLAQSAASASSEVKALIEQSGAEVAGGSKLVAEAAQKLVAMLETARESSSLIEGIATASREQAGAIEEVSSAVRVLDEMTQQNAALVEQTNAAIEQTEGQATELDKIVDVFTIDDAGAAIPMQSEPRVGGVKALQQKVKAAARTYLSNGNTAVAQDWAEF